The Toxorhynchites rutilus septentrionalis strain SRP chromosome 3, ASM2978413v1, whole genome shotgun sequence genome includes a region encoding these proteins:
- the LOC129776981 gene encoding zinc finger protein 569-like yields MDLFCSLCYKNSTITISTNTIESELDCFFKIFKLPEDFSQPKLICSECLNQLEAAHKIYQQILQSLENLKCVIGAVGSKSETSPKTLNSCDNRDKVDETEIGRRKHEKPIHQPTIKRHFYCEICRKIFKTYRGLLQHSTYCHPVDTPSFRCDICFRDFISRASYTNHLKHHHDFICKFCSHGWVTEKRLLDHVRNSHKDRLFRCKHCPKTEKLKKCLNRHVRTAHGIKENLFFCGHCSISATYIEVASLTEHMLQTHASLEESGNTYEELLNETFFAKEISLEFETDYEKLEQNDNQDAFLKNVSLMRIHTTLHSNNAPKTSNTNPNKMILEEFLDEAFENDQIWTKYIEGGEEYLIDNYEFDLESSVAKSLCKYRCPQCSEGFIKQHHLTVHLAEIHNISCLICNDCGASYNKIQEYRNHRQEHLKDNVRFRENIIPEAEEALSLVRKEKNYTINEVGNNYSFTCSFCSRTFHKKCNLKKHVCLLNTDQLENCDNDTSTNSVIPRDAKSYENLFCTLCDKKFSSISGLKYHLKRHTDTKAFPCQFCNKKFTANSNLNSHIRNVHSDYKSYGCSECDKRFAGKDHLTKHIRSKHRQERSFVCLECPKSYYQKSHLNDHIAAAHTDYKSFICQQCNSSYSCRGSLRRHMTKVHKVLF; encoded by the exons ATGGATTTATTCTGTTCTTTATGTTATAAAAATTCAACAATAACAATTTCTACGAATACCATAGAATCTGAACTTGACtgctttttcaaaatattcaaactTCCCGAG GACTTCTCGCAACCAAAGCTGATATGCAGCGAATGCTTGAATCAGCTGGAAGCAGCGCATAAAATCTACCAGCAGATTTTGCAAtcattggaaaatttaaaatgtgTAATAGGTGCAGTCGGGTCAAAATCTGAAACTTCACCAAAAACGTTAAACTCCTGTGATAATCGTGATAAGGTTGACGAGACTGAGATTGGCCGAAGAAAACATGAGAAACCTATACATCAGCCTACAATAAAACGCCACTTTTATTGCGAAATCTGTcgtaaaatttttaaaacttaCAGAGGACTCTTACAGCACTCAACTTATTGTCATCCGGTTGATACTCCAAGCTTTCGATGTGATATATGCTTCAGAGATTTTATATCAAGAGCGAGCTATACTAATCATCTGAAACACCATCACGATTTCATTTGTAAGTTTTGCAGTCACGGTTGGGTGACAGAAAAACGACTGCTGGATCACGTTAGAAATTCTCATAAGGACCGTCTTTTTCGCTGCAAGCATTGTCCTAAAACAGAAAAGCTGAAAAAATGTCTAAACAGACATGTAAGGACGGCCCATGGGATAAAAGAGAATTTGTTCTTCTGCGGACATTGTTCAATCAGTGCAACTTACATTGAGGTGGCTTCGTTAACAGAACATATGCTCCAAACACATGCGAGCTTAGAGGAATCTGGAAATACTTATGAAGAGTTACTGAACGAAACTTTCTTCGCGAAAGAAATTAGCCTAGAGTTTGAGACAGATTATGAAAAACTTGAGCAAAATGATAATCAGGACGCCTTTCTTAAAAATGTTAGTCTCATGCGTATTCATACAACACTTCATTCAAACAATGCACCGAAAACAAGTAATACCAATCCTAACAAAATGATACTTGAAGAATTTTTAGATGAAGCATTCGAAAATGACCAGATCTGGACAAAATACATCGAAGGAGGAGAAGAATATCTAATCGATAACTATGAATTTGATTTGGAAAGCTCAGTTGCAAAAAGTTTATGTAAGTACAGATGTCCCCAATGCTCGGAAGGCTTTATCAAGCAGCACCATTTAACAGTACATTTGGCAGAAATTCATAATATATCATGCCTAATTTGCAACGATTGTGGGGCAAGCTATAACAAAATACAAGAATACAGAAACCACCGTCAAGAACATTTAAAGGATAATGTTCGATTCAGAGAGAACATTATTCCAGAAGCGGAAGAAGCACTGTCATTGGTACGCAAAGAGAAAAACTACACTATCAACGAGGTCGGAAACAATTACAGTTTTACTTGTAGCTTTTGTAGTCGCACATTCCATAAAAAATGCAATCTTAAAAAACATGTATGCTTGTTAAACACAGATCAACTAGAAAATTGTGATAATGATACCTCCACTAACTCTGTTATTCCACGTGACGCCAAGTCATATGAAAATCTATTTTGCACCTTGTGCGATAAAAAATTCTCATCTATTTCCGGTCTGAAGTATCATTTGAAAAGACACACGGATACAAAAGCTTTCCCGTGTCAGTTCTGCAACAAGAAGTTTACAGCAAACTCCAATTTAAACTCCCACATCAGAAATGTTCATAGCGATTACAAAAGCTACGGTTGTTCCGAATGTGATAAACGATTTGCCGGCAAAGATCATTTGACCAAACATATTCGCTCCAAACACCGCCAAGAGCGATCCTTCGTTTGTTTAGAATGCCCGAAAAGTTACTATCAGAAATCGCATTTGAATGACCACATTGCCGCTGCACATACAGACTACAAATCGTTCATCTGCCAACAGTGCAATTCATCGTATAGTTGCAGGGGATCATTGAGAAGACACATGACtaaagttcataaggttcttTTTTGA